The Acidimicrobiales bacterium genome has a window encoding:
- a CDS encoding FAD-dependent oxidoreductase: MDGQELYPHVYEPVRIGPVEVKNRLFQTPHGSIAGLADPALGLRDHVYARDPVDGSPIPHPDVIDYYEERARGGIGLIIQGHIEVQKGDSGRWHLTTDSAVEAFRPLLDRVQRHGAKMFAQLHCGFGSPSGLPGAGFVGEGFPRPLTTDDLRRIVELVGVSTRNAERAGFDGVELHAAHLHSTGLFLSGFTNRRTDEYGGSLENRMRWPVECLEAMQANAGPGMAVGIRMPCDEMLPGGIDAAEAQEIARRIEAAGLVDFFDLDIGHSQHMWHVWAPHYLEESYEVPYIAQVRAAIRDAVVLGCPGRMHDPAEAERIIASGVMDLVGGTRGLFADPEYPIKGEQGRAEEIRPCIGLNGCTFEGQCVMNPTNYLEALYGVTKLTTTDEPKRVVVVGGGPAGLEAARVASMRGHEVTLYERSDVLGGALHLQAKLPTRDGVTRAATWWGGRLRDLGVKVLLETDATVDRVLAAGPDVVVVATGARFDPTGVNGLTGAEIPGWDLDHVYTPDTLLPSLPELRGQVVVYEEDGAITGSDIAWMFARAGAEVELVTRHASTAVNYVGRSGSHRDLVGQQLHALGVRSSVETFVRGIDDHRVTLFDIHTGEDRVVDDVEAVVLVTLRRSVDDLADRLRPHVADVRTIGDAHTPGRMAKATRDGFFFGWNL; the protein is encoded by the coding sequence ATGGACGGCCAAGAGCTCTATCCGCATGTGTACGAGCCGGTGCGCATCGGTCCGGTCGAGGTGAAGAACCGGCTCTTCCAGACCCCGCACGGGTCGATCGCCGGCCTCGCCGACCCGGCCCTGGGGCTCCGCGACCACGTCTACGCCCGTGACCCCGTCGACGGCAGCCCGATCCCGCATCCCGACGTGATCGACTACTACGAGGAGCGGGCCCGGGGTGGCATCGGCCTCATCATCCAGGGCCACATCGAGGTGCAGAAGGGTGACAGCGGTCGCTGGCACCTGACCACCGACTCGGCCGTCGAGGCGTTCCGGCCGCTGCTCGACCGGGTCCAGCGGCACGGCGCCAAGATGTTCGCCCAGCTCCACTGTGGGTTCGGATCGCCGTCGGGCCTGCCGGGCGCCGGGTTCGTGGGCGAGGGCTTCCCGCGCCCGCTCACCACCGACGACCTCCGTCGCATCGTCGAGCTGGTGGGCGTCAGCACCAGGAACGCCGAGCGGGCCGGGTTCGACGGCGTCGAGCTGCACGCCGCCCACCTCCACTCGACCGGCCTGTTCCTGTCGGGCTTCACCAACCGGCGCACCGACGAGTACGGCGGCAGCCTTGAGAACCGCATGCGCTGGCCCGTGGAGTGCCTGGAGGCCATGCAGGCCAACGCCGGTCCCGGGATGGCGGTGGGCATCCGCATGCCCTGCGACGAGATGCTGCCCGGCGGCATCGACGCCGCGGAGGCGCAGGAGATCGCCCGCCGCATCGAGGCGGCTGGCCTGGTCGACTTCTTCGACCTCGACATCGGACACAGCCAGCACATGTGGCACGTCTGGGCCCCCCACTACCTGGAGGAGTCCTACGAGGTGCCCTACATCGCGCAGGTGCGGGCGGCCATCCGCGACGCCGTGGTGCTGGGCTGCCCGGGCCGGATGCACGACCCGGCCGAGGCAGAGCGCATCATCGCCTCCGGCGTCATGGACCTCGTGGGCGGCACGCGCGGGCTCTTCGCCGACCCGGAGTACCCGATCAAGGGCGAGCAGGGGCGGGCGGAGGAGATCCGGCCCTGCATCGGGCTCAACGGCTGCACCTTCGAGGGGCAGTGCGTGATGAACCCGACCAACTACCTGGAGGCCCTGTACGGGGTCACCAAGCTCACCACCACCGACGAGCCCAAGCGAGTGGTGGTCGTCGGTGGCGGCCCCGCCGGGCTGGAGGCCGCTCGGGTGGCGTCCATGCGCGGCCATGAGGTGACGCTGTACGAGCGGTCCGACGTGCTGGGCGGCGCCCTCCACCTCCAGGCCAAGCTGCCCACGCGCGACGGGGTGACCCGGGCCGCGACCTGGTGGGGCGGGCGTCTTCGGGACCTCGGGGTCAAGGTGCTGCTGGAGACCGACGCCACCGTGGACCGGGTGCTGGCCGCCGGGCCGGACGTGGTCGTCGTGGCCACCGGGGCCCGCTTCGATCCCACGGGAGTCAACGGCCTGACCGGCGCCGAGATCCCCGGCTGGGACCTCGACCACGTCTACACCCCCGACACCCTGCTGCCCTCCTTGCCGGAACTGCGGGGCCAGGTGGTGGTCTACGAGGAGGACGGCGCCATCACCGGCTCCGACATCGCCTGGATGTTCGCCCGGGCGGGCGCCGAGGTGGAGCTGGTGACCCGCCACGCGTCCACGGCGGTGAACTACGTGGGGCGGTCCGGCAGCCACCGGGACCTGGTGGGCCAGCAGCTCCACGCCCTCGGCGTGAGGTCGTCGGTGGAGACGTTCGTACGAGGCATCGACGACCATCGGGTCACGCTCTTCGACATCCACACCGGCGAGGACCGCGTGGTCGACGACGTCGAGGCCGTGGTGCTCGTGACGTTGCGACGCTCCGTCGACGACCTGGCCGATCGGCTCCGCCCCCACGTCGCGGACGTGCGGACCATCGGCGACGCCCACACCCCCGGCCGGATGGCCAAGGCCACGAGGGACGGCTTCTTCTTCGGCTGGAACCTCTAG